TCGCCGTCGTCACGGGCCCGAACAGGCCGATGAAACTGCGCTTAAGCGCCGCGTCCGCCTCGTCCAGCGTGGCCAGCACGCCCAGATCGACCAGGCTGGTCACGCCATGCTCCTGAATGCCGCACGGCACGATCCCGCCGAAATGCTCCAGGTTCGGTTCGACGTTCAGGCTGACGCCGTGGAAGCTGACCCATTTGCGGACCTTGACGCCGATCGCGGCGATCTTGTCCTCGCGCGACCAGCCCGGACCTTTTCGTTCCACCCAGACCCCGACGCGGCCCGGCCGAACGTCCGCGACGACGCCGAAGTCGGACAGGGCGTCGATCAGCCACAGCTCCAGCCCCCGCACGAAACAGCGCACGTCCCTGCCCCGCCGGTTCATGTCCAGCATCACATAACAGACCCGCTGGCCCGGCCCGTGATAGGTGAACTGACCTCCCCGCCCGGTGCGGTGAACGGGGAACCGGCCGGCGTCCAGCAGATCCTCGTCCTTGGCGGACACTCCGGCGGTGTAGAGCGGCGGATGTTCCAGCAGCCAGACCATCTCGGCCGCCTCGCCCGCCGCGATGGCGGCGACCCGCGCCTCCATGAAGGCCTCTGCGGCGGCGTAGTCGACATAATCCTCCGACACCGCCCATTCGACGGGTCGACCGTCGTCGAGGTGCAGTTTCTGAAGGGACGGACTTAACGGCTCAGCAAGCATGACGCTTCAATGTGGACGCGAAGGCGTTTCCGCAAGAGACGGCCTTGCCGTGACCGAGAGCTTTTCGTGACCCAGATCAACGCCGTCGATGTCGAAATCTCAGTCGTGCTGGGGCGTTCGGTGCTGCCGATGTCGCAACTGCTGCGCATGGGACGCGGCGCGGTGATTCCCCTGGACGTAGCCGAGGGCGACGAGGTGTGGATCCTGGCCAACAATTATCCGGTGGCGCGCGGCGAGATCGAGATTCGCGACGACCGTATCGCCATCACCGTCACCCGCCAGGCCGACGTCTATGATTTCATGGCCGGCGCGGCCTGATTGGCCAGTGACGCGTGGCCAGTGACGCGTGGCGAGTGAATAGGCCCGCCTTTCCAGACCGGGCGTCAGATCGCCATCGCTGAAATCGCCCGAAACAACGCGCTGTTGACCACTCGCCACTCGCCACTCAAATCGCCCCTTCCCTTTTCCAACGGCTTCGTCTATTCGCCGCCGCTCCGATGCGAGCGGTCGTGGCGGAATTGGTAGACGCGCAGCGTTGAGGTCGCTGTGGGGCAACCCGTGGAAGTTCGAGTCTTCTCGACCGCACCATCTGGCTAAACAGGGCGATTCATCGGCTAACTCCGGCTGGACATACTACCAAGGAAGGCGACAACGTGAGCACCACGGATACCGCCTTCGCGCCAGCCGAAGCGCCTGAGAACGAAGACCACGCCGCCCTGGACGAGGACTATGTCCTCACCCCCTCATTCGTCGAGAAAGTCGTGGACGCCGCCGACGACGGCGACGGCATGCGGCTGCGTTCGCTGCTGGAAGACCTGCACCCCGCCGACGTCGCCGACCTGATGGGCTTTCTGACGGCCGAGCATCGCGCGGTCGTGGTGCTGTGGCTGCCGCCGGAACTGCTGGCCGAGACCCTGCCCGAACTGGACGACGGCATCCGCGAGGAGGTGCTGGAGCGCGTGCCGCACGGAACCCTGGCCGAGGCGCTGCAGGAGTTGGACTCCGACGACGCCGCCGCCGTCGTGGAGGATCTGGAGGACGATCAGCGCGAGCGCGTTCTGGCCGCCATGCCCGAGGTCGACCGGGCCGCCATCGAAAGCAGCCTGGGCTATGCCGAGGAATCGGCCGGCCGCCTGATGCAGCGCGAGGTGATGGCCGCGCCCCAGTTCTGGAGCGTGGGCGACACCATCGACCACATCCGCAAACAGGGCGACGACCTGCCCGAGCTGTTCTTCGACATCTATGTGGTCGATCCGGTCAACCGGCCGGTCGGCGGCGTGCCCATCAGCGGCCTTCTGCGCGCCGCACGCGACGTGGCCCTGACCGATCTGATGGAGCCGATCAACGCAATCGCCGTCGATCAGGACCAG
Above is a genomic segment from Candidatus Brevundimonas colombiensis containing:
- the lipB gene encoding lipoyl(octanoyl) transferase LipB; amino-acid sequence: MLAEPLSPSLQKLHLDDGRPVEWAVSEDYVDYAAAEAFMEARVAAIAAGEAAEMVWLLEHPPLYTAGVSAKDEDLLDAGRFPVHRTGRGGQFTYHGPGQRVCYVMLDMNRRGRDVRCFVRGLELWLIDALSDFGVVADVRPGRVGVWVERKGPGWSREDKIAAIGVKVRKWVSFHGVSLNVEPNLEHFGGIVPCGIQEHGVTSLVDLGVLATLDEADAALKRSFIGLFGPVTTATPPRF
- a CDS encoding FliM/FliN family flagellar motor switch protein; protein product: MWTRRRFRKRRPCRDRELFVTQINAVDVEISVVLGRSVLPMSQLLRMGRGAVIPLDVAEGDEVWILANNYPVARGEIEIRDDRIAITVTRQADVYDFMAGAA
- the mgtE gene encoding magnesium transporter encodes the protein MSTTDTAFAPAEAPENEDHAALDEDYVLTPSFVEKVVDAADDGDGMRLRSLLEDLHPADVADLMGFLTAEHRAVVVLWLPPELLAETLPELDDGIREEVLERVPHGTLAEALQELDSDDAAAVVEDLEDDQRERVLAAMPEVDRAAIESSLGYAEESAGRLMQREVMAAPQFWSVGDTIDHIRKQGDDLPELFFDIYVVDPVNRPVGGVPISGLLRAARDVALTDLMEPINAIAVDQDQEEVAYIFEKYHLISAPVVDAGGRLVGQITVDDIVNIIQEENREDILRLAGVADEDRGSSVAEIVRGRVPWLAINLATAALGASVIGLFEATIQQIVALAVLMPIVSAIGGNAGTQALTVTVRALATRELNSANAMRTFLRELVVGLANGLILAPLIGIAAGFWFRDEDWKIGLVIGAAMILNLLVAACIGVLTPLTLSKLKFDPAVSSAVFVTATTDFFGFLIFLGLATLVLL